One part of the Lapillicoccus jejuensis genome encodes these proteins:
- a CDS encoding oxidoreductase produces the protein MATGTRSWSIDAVPDQTGRTVVVTGANSGIGLEASKVLSGRGARVVLACRDPRRGEVAREQVGGAAEVRALDLADLASVRDFADGLDGEVDVLVLNAGVMAPPLSRTVDGFESQLGTNVVGHAALTARLLPQVTDRVVWLSSMMHRFGSIDLADLNWEHRRYRRWSAYGQSKLADLMLAYELQRRLTLAGSSVRSVAAHPGYSSTNLQQHAAGPFARLNKGLQDLVARTGIGIQSAEAGAWPTLMAATDPDLPGGSYVGPGGPAEMTGAPRVVGSTDASHDAAVQNALFDQVEELAGVTFGLPR, from the coding sequence GTGGCGACGGGCACCCGGTCCTGGTCGATCGACGCCGTCCCGGACCAGACCGGGCGCACCGTCGTCGTCACCGGCGCCAACTCAGGCATCGGCCTGGAGGCCTCGAAGGTCCTCTCCGGCAGGGGCGCTCGCGTCGTCCTGGCCTGCCGCGACCCGCGGCGGGGCGAGGTGGCGCGCGAGCAGGTGGGGGGCGCGGCGGAGGTCCGCGCCCTCGACCTGGCCGACCTGGCGTCGGTCCGGGACTTCGCCGACGGGCTGGACGGCGAGGTCGACGTCCTCGTCCTCAACGCCGGGGTCATGGCGCCGCCCCTCTCGCGGACCGTCGACGGCTTCGAGAGCCAGCTCGGCACCAACGTCGTCGGCCACGCCGCGCTCACGGCGCGGCTGCTGCCGCAGGTGACCGACCGCGTGGTGTGGCTGAGCTCGATGATGCACCGGTTCGGCAGCATCGACCTGGCCGACCTCAACTGGGAGCACCGGCGCTACCGGCGGTGGAGCGCGTACGGGCAGAGCAAGCTCGCGGACCTCATGCTCGCCTACGAGCTGCAGCGGCGCCTCACGCTGGCCGGGTCGTCGGTGCGGTCGGTGGCCGCGCACCCGGGCTACTCCTCGACCAACCTCCAGCAGCACGCCGCCGGTCCGTTCGCCCGCCTCAACAAGGGCCTGCAGGACCTGGTGGCGCGCACGGGGATCGGCATCCAGAGCGCCGAGGCCGGAGCCTGGCCGACCCTCATGGCGGCCACCGACCCGGACCTGCCGGGCGGCTCGTACGTCGGCCCGGGGGGACCGGCCGAGATGACGGGCGCGCCGCGGGTGGTCGGCTCGACCGACGCCTCGCACGACGCGGCCGTCCAGAACGCCCTCTTCGACCAGGTCGAGGAGCTCGCCGGTGTGACCTTCGGCCTACCGCGCTGA
- a CDS encoding acyl-CoA dehydrogenase family protein: MSSAADFPLFTLTEDHLAIREAVRAVAEDKIAPYAAAVDEEARYPQEAHDALVASDFFAPHVPEAYGGVGADALAVCLVIEEVARACASSSLIPAVNKLGSLPVQLAGSEDVKQRYLTPLAEGRTTFSYGLSEREAGSDTASMRTKAVRDGDDWVLTGQKSWITNAGVSEYYTVLAVTDPDGRRGANVTAFVVEKSDEGFTFGEKERKLGIKGSPTRELHFDKVRLPGDRVVGEVGDGLRIALRTLDHTRITIGAQAVGIAQGALDHALAYVKERQQFGKHISEFQGVQFMLADMAMQLEAARQMVYVAAAKSEREDPDLTFFGAAAKAYASDVAMSITTDAVQLMGGAGYTRDFPVERMMRDAKITQIYEGTNQVQRVVMARQLLKR, encoded by the coding sequence GTGAGCAGCGCAGCCGACTTCCCCCTCTTCACCCTCACCGAGGACCACCTGGCCATCCGCGAGGCCGTGCGCGCCGTCGCCGAGGACAAGATCGCGCCGTACGCCGCCGCGGTCGACGAGGAGGCGCGCTACCCGCAGGAGGCGCACGACGCGCTCGTCGCGAGCGACTTCTTCGCCCCGCACGTGCCGGAGGCGTACGGCGGCGTCGGTGCCGACGCGCTGGCCGTGTGCCTCGTCATCGAGGAGGTCGCGCGGGCCTGCGCGAGCAGCTCGCTCATCCCGGCGGTCAACAAGCTGGGGTCGCTGCCGGTGCAGCTGGCCGGCAGCGAGGACGTCAAGCAGCGCTACCTCACGCCGCTGGCCGAGGGGCGGACGACGTTCTCCTACGGGCTCTCCGAGCGGGAGGCGGGGTCCGACACCGCGTCGATGCGGACCAAGGCCGTGCGCGACGGCGACGACTGGGTGCTGACCGGGCAGAAGTCGTGGATCACGAACGCCGGGGTCTCCGAGTACTACACGGTGCTCGCCGTCACCGACCCCGACGGGCGGCGCGGGGCGAACGTCACCGCGTTCGTCGTCGAGAAGTCCGACGAGGGCTTCACCTTCGGCGAGAAGGAGCGCAAGCTCGGCATCAAGGGCAGCCCGACGCGCGAGCTGCACTTCGACAAGGTCCGGCTGCCGGGCGACCGGGTCGTCGGCGAGGTCGGCGACGGGCTGAGGATCGCGCTGCGCACCCTCGACCACACGCGGATCACCATCGGGGCCCAGGCCGTCGGCATCGCGCAGGGGGCGCTGGACCACGCGCTGGCCTACGTCAAGGAGCGGCAGCAGTTCGGCAAGCACATCTCCGAGTTCCAGGGCGTCCAGTTCATGCTCGCCGACATGGCGATGCAGCTCGAGGCCGCCCGGCAGATGGTCTACGTCGCCGCCGCCAAGAGCGAGCGCGAGGACCCGGACCTGACCTTCTTCGGGGCGGCGGCCAAGGCGTACGCGTCGGACGTCGCGATGTCGATCACCACCGACGCCGTCCAGCTGATGGGCGGCGCGGGCTACACCCGCGACTTCCCGGTCGAGCGGATGATGCGCGACGCGAAGATCACCCAGATCTACGAGGGCACCAACCAGGTGCAGCGGGTCGTCATGGCTCGTCAGCTCCTCAAGCGCTGA
- a CDS encoding flavodoxin family protein: protein MITTTGTLPDYSDLSALFVNCTLKRSPETSNTQGLVDASAHIMREHGIQVDVVRAVDHDIATGVWPDMREHGAATDDWPMIFEKVLAADILVLAGPIWLGDNSSVMKRVHERLYGGSHLLNDAGQYLYYGRVAGCFITGNEDGIKHCAMNVLYTLQHIGYTIPPQADAGWIGEAGPGPSYLDPGSGGPENDFTNRNTTFMTWNLIHLARLLKDAGGIPAHGNQRSQWDAGCRFDYENPEYR, encoded by the coding sequence ATGATTACGACGACGGGCACTTTGCCCGACTACTCCGACCTCTCGGCGCTCTTCGTCAACTGCACGCTCAAGCGCTCGCCCGAGACGAGCAACACCCAGGGCCTGGTCGACGCCAGCGCGCACATCATGCGCGAGCACGGCATCCAGGTCGACGTGGTCCGCGCCGTCGACCACGACATCGCGACCGGCGTGTGGCCGGACATGCGCGAGCACGGCGCCGCCACCGACGACTGGCCGATGATTTTCGAGAAGGTCCTCGCGGCCGACATCCTCGTCCTCGCCGGCCCGATCTGGCTGGGCGACAACAGCTCGGTGATGAAGCGGGTGCACGAGCGGCTGTACGGCGGCTCGCACCTGCTCAACGACGCCGGGCAGTACCTCTACTACGGCCGGGTCGCGGGCTGCTTCATCACCGGCAACGAGGACGGGATCAAGCACTGCGCGATGAACGTCCTCTACACGCTGCAGCACATCGGCTACACGATCCCGCCGCAGGCGGACGCCGGGTGGATCGGCGAGGCCGGCCCCGGGCCGTCGTACCTCGACCCGGGCTCGGGCGGCCCGGAGAACGACTTCACCAACCGCAACACGACCTTCATGACGTGGAACCTCATCCACCTCGCCCGGCTGCTCAAGGACGCCGGCGGCATCCCCGCCCACGGCAACCAGCGCTCGCAGTGGGACGCCGGGTGCCGGTTCGACTACGAGAATCCGGAGTACCGCTGA
- a CDS encoding glycosyltransferase 87 family protein produces MPSRTLAPAWSRGAHRVLLGAVLVVGGLVPRLGGRAVDLEVYRTAGRVVGRGLPLYAAGYPWGSGVGLPFTYPPVAALVLGRSALLPSALATAVVTLGGVAALLLTLRLATASIGFTSTGAPRTRLLGILVVAAALALEPVRSTLFFGQVNLLLMVLVVADVLPVRTRHPRGLLLGLAAAVKLVPLVFLVLLLVRRDRRAAATALGVFAVAQGVGAVVLPRDSGDYWLGGVVTSASRVGPPATAANQSLTGVLARMAPQAPGWVTAAVAAAVLGLVVAAVAERTRRGDDLGALLCTAAGGLLLSPVSWTHHWVWVVPALPWAVARARGLPARLALTVPFALFLVGPSSLLPSGGGRELGWTWWQHVVGDAYVEVALVVLVVAALPSLRRAAAWVARRRSRPAASTTAVAVHHAPVTSPGTPSPR; encoded by the coding sequence GTGCCGAGTCGGACGCTGGCGCCCGCGTGGTCGCGCGGCGCGCACCGGGTGCTGCTGGGGGCCGTGCTGGTGGTCGGTGGCCTCGTGCCGCGGCTCGGGGGGCGCGCCGTCGACCTCGAGGTCTACCGCACGGCCGGCCGGGTCGTCGGGCGCGGGCTGCCGCTCTACGCGGCCGGGTACCCGTGGGGGTCGGGCGTGGGGCTGCCGTTCACCTACCCGCCCGTCGCCGCGCTCGTCCTGGGCCGGTCGGCGCTGCTGCCGTCCGCGCTCGCCACGGCGGTGGTGACGCTGGGCGGGGTGGCGGCGCTGCTGCTCACGCTGCGGCTCGCGACCGCGTCGATCGGCTTCACGTCCACGGGCGCTCCCCGGACGCGTCTGCTCGGGATCCTGGTCGTCGCCGCCGCGCTGGCCCTCGAGCCGGTGCGCTCCACGCTCTTCTTCGGGCAGGTCAACCTCCTGCTCATGGTCCTCGTCGTGGCCGACGTGCTGCCGGTCCGGACCCGGCACCCGCGCGGTCTCCTGCTGGGGCTGGCGGCGGCGGTCAAGCTGGTCCCGCTCGTCTTCCTCGTGCTGCTGCTGGTCCGTCGGGACCGCCGAGCGGCCGCCACGGCGCTGGGGGTGTTCGCCGTCGCCCAGGGCGTCGGCGCGGTGGTGCTGCCCCGCGACAGCGGTGACTACTGGCTGGGCGGGGTGGTGACGTCGGCGTCGCGGGTCGGGCCCCCGGCCACCGCGGCCAACCAGTCGCTGACCGGGGTCCTCGCGCGGATGGCGCCGCAGGCGCCGGGGTGGGTGACGGCGGCGGTGGCCGCCGCGGTCCTCGGCCTGGTCGTCGCGGCCGTCGCCGAGCGGACCCGGCGCGGCGACGACCTCGGGGCGCTGCTGTGCACGGCGGCCGGTGGGCTCCTGCTCTCGCCCGTCTCGTGGACCCACCACTGGGTGTGGGTGGTGCCGGCCCTGCCGTGGGCGGTCGCCCGGGCCCGGGGTCTGCCGGCCCGGCTCGCCCTGACGGTCCCGTTCGCCCTGTTCCTCGTCGGACCGTCGTCCCTGCTGCCGTCCGGCGGCGGGCGCGAGCTGGGATGGACGTGGTGGCAGCACGTCGTCGGCGACGCCTACGTCGAGGTCGCGCTCGTCGTGCTCGTCGTCGCGGCGCTGCCGTCGCTGCGGCGGGCGGCGGCGTGGGTGGCGCGACGGCGCAGCAGGCCCGCCGCGAGCACGACGGCGGTCGCCGTGCACCACGCGCCGGTGACCAGCCCCGGCACGCCGAGCCCGAGGTAG
- a CDS encoding molybdopterin-dependent oxidoreductase, with translation MSPVHGPAGDRRWFLRGALGVGAATALLTAGSAVPALERVSLLRSRTPSRSPQGVPVNRTPAQAGVTAVDESRWRLRVVGPAGTREVGAADLAALPSRTVVLPIACVEGWSATATWTGVRVRDLTALVGATGQDLVVTSTERSGPNRVSRLPAAFADHDDTLVALRIDGVRLPLEHGFPARLIAPNRPGVLQTKWLASLEVAS, from the coding sequence GTGAGCCCCGTGCACGGCCCGGCGGGTGACCGGCGCTGGTTCCTGCGCGGCGCGCTCGGCGTCGGCGCGGCGACCGCGCTGCTCACCGCGGGGAGCGCCGTACCGGCCCTGGAACGGGTGTCGCTGCTGCGGTCCCGCACCCCGAGCCGCAGCCCCCAGGGCGTCCCGGTCAACCGCACCCCGGCCCAGGCCGGCGTGACCGCGGTGGACGAGTCGCGGTGGCGACTGCGGGTCGTCGGTCCGGCCGGCACCCGCGAGGTCGGCGCCGCCGACCTGGCCGCGCTGCCGTCGCGCACCGTGGTCCTGCCGATCGCCTGCGTGGAGGGGTGGAGCGCGACGGCGACCTGGACCGGGGTCCGGGTCCGCGACCTCACCGCCCTCGTCGGCGCGACCGGGCAGGACCTCGTCGTGACCTCCACCGAGCGGTCGGGACCCAACCGGGTCAGCCGGCTCCCGGCCGCGTTCGCCGACCACGACGACACCCTCGTGGCGCTGCGCATCGACGGGGTCCGGCTGCCGCTCGAGCACGGCTTCCCCGCGCGGCTCATCGCCCCGAACCGCCCGGGCGTGCTGCAGACCAAGTGGCTCGCGTCGCTCGAGGTGGCGTCGTGA